A region of Paenibacillus sp. 37 DNA encodes the following proteins:
- a CDS encoding transglutaminase domain-containing protein, translating to MGKNGKRIITILLAGCLIAVALPRTVDLDQLYAASGTSDISTATDLRQTLLTAMSQRTEELVFTYKGNVKGLKKQLQTSIDEAMKSDPYIQYTVKSYAFNYKGSNVSAEVHVTLSYRETKEQTDYVNRKVTNVLKEIIKPGMTDHEKVKVIHDWIVLNLSYDTSLKKYTAYDGLVTGSTVCQGYSLLAYRMLERVGIDNRIVEGTAGGQLHAWNIVNLDGKWYHMDTTWDDPTPDRKGKVSHSYYLLSDDEMARDHIWTGKSKYPAAPAPYREALLKLVKAGDSKKAAYQKLYHALDYSLYDEEDAVKGHAALKTKVQSKLKEGGTSLTFRYKGTEAGLIEDLQDLYQLGMKSISYYVSKMEGTTDLRVKINWTI from the coding sequence ATGGGTAAGAACGGGAAACGAATTATCACCATACTGCTGGCAGGCTGTCTGATTGCTGTAGCGTTACCACGTACGGTTGATCTGGATCAACTGTATGCTGCATCAGGGACATCGGATATATCCACGGCAACAGATTTGCGCCAGACCTTGCTTACCGCAATGTCACAGCGAACGGAGGAACTTGTTTTTACATACAAAGGCAATGTGAAAGGCCTCAAAAAACAATTACAAACCTCCATCGATGAGGCAATGAAGAGTGACCCCTATATCCAATATACCGTTAAAAGTTATGCATTTAATTATAAAGGATCCAATGTGTCCGCCGAGGTGCATGTGACTCTCTCCTATCGGGAGACCAAGGAGCAGACGGATTATGTGAATCGTAAAGTCACAAACGTGTTGAAAGAAATCATCAAACCAGGCATGACGGATCATGAGAAGGTCAAGGTCATCCATGACTGGATTGTGCTTAACCTTTCCTACGATACTTCGCTCAAGAAATATACGGCCTACGACGGGCTTGTTACAGGCAGTACCGTATGTCAGGGATATTCACTGTTGGCCTATCGGATGCTGGAGCGAGTAGGTATCGATAACCGGATTGTGGAAGGTACAGCAGGTGGGCAGCTTCATGCCTGGAATATCGTGAACCTGGACGGCAAGTGGTATCACATGGACACCACCTGGGATGATCCTACCCCTGACCGCAAAGGTAAGGTGAGCCACAGCTATTATTTGCTGAGTGATGATGAGATGGCACGTGACCATATCTGGACAGGCAAAAGCAAGTACCCCGCTGCGCCAGCCCCATATCGAGAAGCTTTATTAAAGCTGGTGAAGGCTGGAGATAGCAAAAAAGCCGCTTATCAGAAGCTGTACCACGCTCTCGACTATTCCCTGTATGATGAAGAGGATGCGGTTAAAGGCCATGCTGCCCTGAAGACCAAGGTTCAGAGTAAGCTGAAGGAAGGCGGAACCTCGCTGACATTCAGGTACAAGGGTACGGAGGCTGGGCTGATTGAAGATTTGCAGGATTTGTACCAACTTGGCATGAAATCGATATCTTATTATGTGTCCAAAATGGAAGGTACTACCGATCTGCGCGTCAAAATTAACTGGACAATATAA
- a CDS encoding S-layer homology domain-containing protein translates to MSLNWKCNLTLKMFATKATTAAMATLLLASQTPGFAGSASAAQAEQLTEATTGENEQLDATSNDVPEGAKISSRQASENILKLFPLLKKATISSARFDSPNSYPTPDYKAWEIGFQITQGNHTSGFSGTVHAGTGEVLSVHLPSDILDKHVSESDVKLTKAEAEEKAVALLYQAIPGLKDNEYAPLGDLYSSIEQESLFGRTEYRYGYQLKHDGLLSDAETVYINVDESGLVTGYSRGTIEAKYPSSKPAASEEKARQQFEEQFDVELAYIAKDRLSSKQGQQYYLAYTPKNISIVPIEANTLERINTLTGKAVNEDSLQQDTKLKGDVTPFVPANGTRLNVQQAANRVATNFDIPKGYKLEHSQLGKGYYSSPNNQVWSLSWSDRSANMSYMFMRDISAQVDAVTGQIYSYTMMQRIGPEMEQEKPAEEKAGKLVTRKQAEKLAMDTVIALVPDATEQFRLANVIEIDDARTFMFQRYLNGIQVKDDTAQVQVLNDGTVNEFYTRIAAKPEQLPADDKPAISYEEAKALYLEEFKLILAYSRYGGYGTNGGQVIPAGVNLAYMPTRDENSIYGNYEALDANTGEWKLLYGDTSSAPKAEPTDILGHVAEAALRNMTQHGVLLADEQGRVFPDRVITRGDWFNYLARAINPNMDLYYSGDGDDKLYADVTPDSPYYKAVRALIDQRWLAGADPEQNLNPQEEMTREELAVLLVRILRYEKLAGFYTLPSDLPNIADASAITSKGAVSLSLKLGLLPSIEGRFMPARKVTVAEASQVLERLAKLQGKTETFMSGNRLY, encoded by the coding sequence TTGAGTTTGAATTGGAAGTGTAATCTAACTTTGAAAATGTTCGCAACCAAAGCAACAACCGCAGCGATGGCAACACTGCTGCTTGCTTCGCAAACACCAGGTTTTGCAGGCAGTGCATCAGCCGCGCAAGCAGAGCAGTTGACCGAAGCGACAACGGGGGAAAATGAACAACTAGACGCAACGAGCAATGACGTGCCAGAGGGAGCAAAAATCTCATCCAGGCAAGCCAGTGAAAATATACTGAAATTGTTTCCATTGTTAAAAAAAGCAACAATCTCATCTGCACGATTCGATTCACCTAATTCCTATCCAACGCCAGACTACAAGGCATGGGAGATCGGGTTCCAGATTACACAAGGTAATCATACGTCGGGATTCAGTGGAACTGTACATGCAGGCACAGGGGAAGTGTTAAGTGTACATTTGCCGTCGGATATCCTGGACAAACATGTCTCGGAATCGGATGTGAAGCTAACCAAAGCTGAAGCTGAAGAAAAGGCCGTGGCATTGTTGTACCAAGCGATTCCAGGTCTTAAGGACAATGAATATGCTCCGCTTGGAGATCTGTATTCTTCCATTGAACAAGAGTCATTGTTTGGCAGAACAGAGTATCGATACGGGTACCAGTTAAAACATGATGGATTGTTATCTGATGCAGAGACAGTCTACATTAATGTGGATGAAAGTGGTTTGGTGACAGGTTACTCACGAGGTACTATTGAAGCCAAGTATCCCTCATCGAAACCGGCAGCTTCAGAAGAGAAGGCAAGACAGCAGTTTGAAGAACAGTTCGATGTGGAACTGGCTTATATCGCCAAAGATCGTCTATCTTCCAAACAGGGTCAGCAGTATTATCTTGCATATACACCAAAAAATATCAGTATCGTTCCGATTGAAGCCAATACGTTGGAACGGATTAATACATTAACAGGTAAAGCTGTGAATGAAGATTCTTTGCAGCAGGATACGAAGTTGAAAGGTGATGTAACGCCTTTTGTGCCGGCCAATGGTACGAGGTTAAATGTTCAACAGGCCGCCAATCGGGTCGCAACAAACTTTGATATTCCCAAGGGTTATAAGCTGGAACATAGCCAGCTGGGCAAGGGATATTACTCAAGTCCGAACAATCAGGTGTGGAGTTTGAGCTGGAGTGATCGAAGTGCCAATATGTCCTATATGTTCATGCGGGATATCTCAGCACAGGTAGATGCAGTTACCGGGCAGATCTACAGCTATACGATGATGCAACGAATCGGACCGGAGATGGAACAGGAGAAGCCGGCTGAGGAGAAGGCAGGCAAATTGGTAACGCGGAAGCAGGCTGAGAAACTGGCGATGGACACAGTGATTGCGCTAGTTCCAGACGCAACGGAGCAGTTCCGACTGGCTAACGTTATTGAGATAGACGATGCTCGTACGTTTATGTTCCAACGCTATCTGAACGGAATTCAGGTGAAAGATGATACGGCACAAGTGCAGGTGTTGAACGATGGAACCGTGAACGAGTTCTATACACGCATTGCCGCAAAACCTGAACAATTGCCAGCAGATGATAAGCCAGCCATCAGTTATGAAGAGGCCAAGGCACTCTATCTGGAGGAGTTCAAGCTGATCCTCGCATATTCCCGTTATGGCGGATATGGTACGAACGGTGGTCAAGTCATCCCAGCGGGGGTGAACCTTGCTTATATGCCTACACGTGATGAGAATTCAATCTATGGCAACTATGAAGCGCTGGATGCGAACACAGGAGAGTGGAAGCTTTTATACGGGGACACAAGCTCTGCACCCAAGGCTGAACCTACGGACATCTTGGGTCATGTGGCCGAAGCAGCTCTACGCAATATGACACAGCATGGCGTATTGCTTGCTGATGAGCAGGGACGCGTATTCCCGGATCGTGTGATTACCCGAGGAGATTGGTTTAACTATCTGGCAAGAGCGATTAATCCAAATATGGATCTTTACTACAGTGGGGACGGAGATGACAAGTTATACGCTGATGTGACACCTGACAGCCCGTATTATAAGGCAGTTCGGGCATTAATCGATCAGCGCTGGCTTGCCGGAGCGGACCCTGAACAGAATTTGAATCCGCAGGAAGAGATGACACGTGAAGAATTGGCAGTGCTGCTTGTACGTATTTTACGCTATGAGAAGCTTGCCGGATTCTATACGTTGCCATCGGATCTTCCCAACATTGCGGATGCCAGTGCCATTACAAGTAAGGGAGCGGTTTCCCTGAGTCTGAAGCTGGGATTGCTTCCTTCGATTGAAGGACGGTTCATGCCTGCACGCAAAGTGACGGTAGCTGAAGCGTCACAGGTATTGGAACGGCTGGCGAAGCTTCAAGGTAAAACAGAGACATTTATGAGTGGTAATCGCCTGTATTAG
- a CDS encoding alpha/beta hydrolase yields the protein MKAKTMIGGMLAVAAVTAGGLWKAAVKSQTPKKIPITLTPPMPFEDVTFDSGGGRVHGWFIPARADIPKPWPLVIIAHGWGSNRSRVLRYARPIWEAGYALFMYDVRSHGASDPVRAASAYLFRDDLLAALQYTTARPEIDADAIGVLGHSLGGLGTILAVTEGIPVSAVITDSMPSQFEVIVSSELRRRRLPLFPLAQLIPRIWFWRLGESLKSYRQREPVMMLNERRRGMQLPMLMVHSKGDNFIPPSELEYFMSKADPPVEHLWVNSGGHSCSEEDPAFWDTVIPFLKIHVQGQAKSNDSSIASS from the coding sequence GTGAAAGCTAAAACAATGATAGGCGGCATGCTCGCCGTGGCCGCAGTAACGGCAGGTGGTTTATGGAAGGCAGCGGTAAAGAGCCAGACACCTAAGAAGATTCCAATCACACTGACACCCCCAATGCCATTTGAGGATGTGACCTTTGACAGTGGGGGAGGTCGGGTGCATGGCTGGTTCATCCCGGCCAGAGCCGACATTCCGAAACCATGGCCGCTCGTTATCATTGCACATGGATGGGGCTCCAATCGCTCCCGTGTTCTTCGTTACGCACGTCCGATCTGGGAAGCTGGATATGCCTTATTTATGTATGATGTGCGTAGTCATGGGGCCAGTGATCCGGTTCGTGCTGCATCTGCCTACCTGTTCCGGGATGATCTGCTCGCGGCGTTGCAGTATACGACTGCACGACCAGAGATTGATGCGGATGCCATCGGAGTACTTGGACATTCTTTGGGTGGACTGGGTACGATTCTTGCAGTGACGGAGGGAATTCCTGTATCAGCAGTGATTACGGACTCGATGCCATCGCAATTTGAGGTAATCGTCAGTTCAGAGCTGAGACGCCGGCGTCTGCCCTTATTTCCACTGGCCCAGTTAATTCCGAGAATCTGGTTCTGGCGACTGGGTGAATCTCTGAAATCCTATCGTCAGCGTGAACCGGTGATGATGCTGAATGAACGGCGCAGGGGGATGCAACTGCCAATGCTTATGGTGCACTCCAAGGGAGATAATTTCATTCCCCCGAGTGAGCTTGAATATTTTATGTCCAAAGCCGATCCGCCTGTTGAACATCTATGGGTCAACAGCGGAGGACACAGTTGTTCCGAGGAAGATCCCGCCTTCTGGGATACCGTGATTCCCTTTTTGAAAATCCATGTTCAAGGTCAGGCGAAGTCGAACGATTCGTCTATAGCGAGTAGTTGA
- a CDS encoding bifunctional 4-hydroxy-2-oxoglutarate aldolase/2-dehydro-3-deoxy-phosphogluconate aldolase: MNLTEVLLESRLVAIVRGISREAAVTAGQGMTGGGIRLMEVTLNTPGAHDIIADWRERHEGKAYVGAGTVLNVQMAKEAVAAGAQFLVSPNVDLSVIEYAVEHGVEIWPGAMTPTEIVAAHEAGARVVKLFPMASLGIPYLREIKAPLNHIPLLATGGATLENIADYYAAGAAAVGLGSALLPREALVAGDHEWISACARRFVEAAVV; the protein is encoded by the coding sequence ATGAATTTGACGGAAGTACTATTGGAGTCAAGGCTGGTTGCGATTGTGCGCGGTATAAGCCGCGAAGCGGCAGTAACAGCTGGACAAGGTATGACAGGTGGTGGCATCCGACTGATGGAAGTCACACTAAACACACCTGGAGCACATGATATTATTGCAGACTGGCGTGAGCGGCATGAAGGAAAGGCTTATGTTGGAGCGGGTACGGTTCTGAATGTGCAGATGGCGAAGGAAGCGGTCGCTGCAGGAGCACAATTTCTGGTGTCTCCCAATGTCGATCTGTCTGTCATTGAATATGCTGTAGAACATGGTGTCGAGATCTGGCCTGGAGCCATGACACCCACGGAGATTGTCGCTGCCCATGAAGCGGGAGCACGAGTTGTGAAGTTGTTTCCGATGGCGAGTTTGGGCATACCGTATCTGCGGGAGATCAAAGCTCCACTGAATCATATTCCACTGCTGGCAACAGGTGGTGCCACACTGGAGAATATTGCTGATTATTATGCAGCAGGCGCTGCTGCAGTGGGTCTGGGAAGTGCCCTTTTACCACGAGAAGCTCTTGTAGCAGGAGATCATGAGTGGATTTCAGCATGTGCACGGAGATTTGTGGAAGCAGCTGTAGTCTAG
- a CDS encoding glycosyltransferase, with amino-acid sequence MIVKNEEASLARCLDSVNGIADEIVIVDTGSTDRTRQIASRYTDRIVDFEWVDDFAAARNYAFDQAKSEYILWLDADDVFEPEDRAKLIALKRSLDPDVDSVTMDYNLSFTADGKVAYNLRRNRLVRRDRQFRWIGAVHEYLAVAGNLLHSDIAVTHKKDKEYTDRNLRIYRKREQAGEEFGPRDLYYFGNELKDHGQHEDAVKYYEKFLDTGLGWVEDQIAACQKIADCEAALERPEQEVTALFRSFAYDLPRAEICCRLGGYFADREDYRKALFWYEQATRAVRPDDPMVVLNEAAWTWMPHLQLCVCYDRMGNRAKAREHNDIALAYHPTHPSMLYNDRYFKDLEKDNVLENA; translated from the coding sequence ATGATTGTGAAAAATGAAGAAGCTTCCCTTGCCAGATGTCTGGACTCGGTCAACGGTATTGCCGATGAGATTGTAATCGTGGATACCGGTTCGACGGATCGTACCCGTCAGATTGCTTCCAGATATACGGATCGTATTGTTGATTTTGAGTGGGTGGATGACTTTGCAGCAGCACGCAACTATGCTTTCGATCAGGCAAAGAGTGAATATATTCTGTGGCTGGATGCCGACGATGTGTTTGAACCGGAAGATCGGGCGAAACTGATCGCCTTGAAACGTTCGCTGGACCCGGATGTTGATAGTGTCACGATGGATTACAATCTGTCATTCACAGCAGATGGCAAGGTAGCCTACAACCTACGCCGGAATCGTCTGGTGCGTCGGGATCGGCAATTTCGCTGGATTGGCGCGGTGCATGAATACCTGGCTGTAGCGGGCAATCTGCTGCATAGTGATATAGCGGTTACCCACAAGAAAGATAAGGAGTATACCGATCGGAATCTGCGGATCTATCGCAAAAGGGAACAGGCCGGAGAGGAATTTGGGCCGCGTGACTTGTACTACTTCGGTAATGAACTGAAGGACCATGGACAGCATGAGGATGCGGTGAAGTACTATGAGAAGTTTCTGGATACCGGGCTGGGCTGGGTGGAAGATCAGATCGCTGCGTGCCAGAAAATTGCGGATTGTGAAGCTGCACTTGAACGTCCGGAACAGGAAGTCACCGCGTTGTTCCGATCATTTGCCTATGATTTGCCAAGAGCCGAGATTTGCTGTCGATTGGGTGGTTATTTTGCCGACCGTGAAGATTATCGCAAGGCCCTGTTCTGGTACGAACAGGCGACTCGTGCTGTACGTCCCGATGATCCTATGGTAGTGCTGAATGAAGCAGCCTGGACCTGGATGCCGCATCTGCAACTATGTGTGTGTTATGACCGGATGGGTAACCGTGCCAAGGCCCGGGAACATAATGATATCGCACTCGCCTATCATCCAACACATCCGAGTATGTTATATAACGATCGATACTTTAAAGATTTGGAGAAGGATAACGTGTTGGAAAATGCTTAG
- a CDS encoding glycosyltransferase family 2 protein, whose amino-acid sequence MDRHEEHGRPHITLSMIVRNEENRYLRQALERHRPWIDRAVIIDDGSTDATVALCRELLDGIPLVLVENAASRFADEVSLRKQQWEETVATNPEWILNLDADEILTSDFGVVRDLLLSGNEDAIYFRLFDMWSETHYREDEFWQAHAYYRPFLIRYHPGMNYEWKETPQHCGRFPLTIQHWSYGCHAPRVKHYGWAREEDRIRKYERYQALDPEARYGWKEQYESILDQEPRLLAWFE is encoded by the coding sequence TTGGATAGACATGAGGAACATGGAAGACCACATATTACCTTGTCGATGATCGTTCGTAATGAAGAGAATCGCTATCTCAGGCAGGCACTGGAGAGACATCGTCCCTGGATTGATCGCGCAGTAATCATTGATGACGGAAGTACGGATGCAACGGTCGCGCTGTGCCGGGAACTTCTGGACGGTATTCCACTCGTATTAGTGGAGAACGCTGCTTCACGTTTTGCAGACGAGGTAAGCCTGAGAAAACAGCAATGGGAAGAGACGGTGGCGACCAATCCGGAGTGGATTTTGAATCTGGATGCGGATGAGATTCTAACCAGTGACTTTGGTGTGGTACGTGATCTGCTGCTCAGTGGCAATGAAGATGCGATCTATTTCAGATTGTTTGATATGTGGAGTGAGACGCATTACCGGGAAGATGAGTTCTGGCAGGCGCATGCCTATTATCGGCCATTTCTGATTCGTTATCACCCGGGGATGAACTATGAATGGAAAGAGACACCCCAGCATTGTGGTCGTTTTCCGTTAACGATCCAGCATTGGTCCTATGGATGTCATGCTCCCCGGGTGAAGCACTATGGTTGGGCGCGGGAAGAAGACCGCATCCGCAAATATGAACGTTATCAAGCACTGGACCCTGAAGCAAGATACGGCTGGAAGGAACAGTACGAATCGATATTGGATCAAGAGCCACGACTGTTGGCATGGTTCGAATAA
- the xylB gene encoding xylulokinase: MSYVIGVDLGTSAVKTVLVNREGKVAFEASEAYPLYQPKAGYSEQNPEDWVEQTIVSLRKLLEVSGVQPSEIEGLSFSGQMHGLVLVDAVGKPLRNAILWNDTRTTAQCRRIEKVLDSKLLSIARNRALEGFTLPKILWVQENEPELLQQATLFLLPKDYVRYRLTGDYAMDYSDAAGTLLLDVAGKQWSNEIAEAFELPISLCPRLVESFEEVGTLLPEIADQTGLAAATKVYAGGADNACGAIGAGILSEGQTMCSIGTSGVVLSYEERKDLDFEGKVHFFNHGEKDAFYIMGVTLAAGYSLSWFKDTFAADKSFDVLLQGIDQIPAGSNGLLFTPYIVGERTPHPDANIRGSFIGMDAGHKLEHFGRAVMEGITFSLRESIDILRGAGKTVNEVISIGGGAKNEAWLQMQADVFNATIVKLESEQGPAMGAAMLAAYGCGWFPSLQECATAFIRPAKSYEPNPETVAVYDGLFTLYQEVYGQTRSLNDRLAEYR; encoded by the coding sequence ATGAGTTACGTAATTGGTGTCGATCTGGGAACCAGTGCGGTTAAAACCGTGTTGGTCAATCGTGAGGGAAAAGTGGCATTTGAAGCATCCGAGGCATACCCGTTGTACCAGCCGAAGGCTGGATACAGCGAACAAAATCCCGAAGATTGGGTAGAGCAGACGATTGTTTCCCTGCGTAAATTGCTTGAAGTGTCTGGCGTGCAGCCATCGGAAATCGAGGGATTGAGCTTCTCCGGTCAGATGCACGGACTGGTCTTGGTGGATGCAGTAGGTAAACCGCTGCGTAACGCAATCCTGTGGAATGATACACGTACTACAGCTCAGTGCCGTCGCATCGAAAAAGTGCTGGACAGCAAGCTGTTAAGCATTGCCCGGAACCGTGCACTGGAAGGATTCACCTTGCCGAAAATTCTGTGGGTTCAGGAGAATGAGCCTGAATTGTTACAGCAAGCAACCTTGTTCCTGTTGCCAAAAGACTATGTGCGTTATCGCCTGACCGGGGATTACGCTATGGATTATTCCGATGCAGCGGGTACCTTGCTGCTGGACGTTGCAGGCAAACAGTGGAGCAATGAGATTGCAGAAGCATTCGAGCTGCCAATCTCTCTTTGTCCACGTCTTGTGGAATCGTTTGAGGAAGTGGGCACGTTGCTTCCTGAGATTGCGGATCAAACGGGTCTGGCGGCTGCGACGAAAGTATATGCAGGTGGTGCGGATAATGCGTGTGGTGCCATTGGCGCAGGCATTCTGAGTGAAGGACAGACGATGTGCAGCATCGGAACGTCCGGGGTGGTGCTTTCCTACGAAGAGCGCAAAGATCTCGACTTCGAAGGCAAAGTACACTTTTTCAATCACGGGGAGAAAGATGCCTTCTATATTATGGGGGTAACGCTTGCCGCAGGATATAGCCTGTCCTGGTTCAAGGATACGTTTGCCGCGGACAAATCATTTGATGTGCTCTTGCAGGGCATTGATCAGATTCCGGCGGGCAGCAATGGATTGTTGTTCACACCGTATATCGTTGGGGAGCGTACACCTCATCCGGATGCGAATATCCGTGGTAGCTTCATCGGTATGGATGCAGGGCACAAGCTGGAGCACTTTGGACGTGCGGTAATGGAGGGCATTACCTTCTCGCTGCGCGAATCCATTGATATTCTGCGCGGCGCAGGTAAAACCGTCAATGAAGTCATCTCCATTGGTGGCGGTGCCAAGAACGAAGCTTGGTTGCAAATGCAGGCAGATGTCTTTAACGCCACGATTGTGAAGCTGGAGAGCGAACAGGGTCCTGCGATGGGTGCAGCAATGCTGGCTGCCTATGGTTGTGGCTGGTTCCCGTCCTTGCAGGAATGTGCAACAGCGTTTATTCGTCCAGCGAAGTCCTATGAGCCGAACCCGGAAACGGTTGCCGTCTATGATGGACTGTTCACACTGTACCAGGAAGTCTATGGACAGACACGTAGTCTCAATGATCGTTTGGCTGAATACCGTTAA
- the xylA gene encoding xylose isomerase, whose translation MAYFESVNKISFEGKDSKNPFAFKHYNPEEVVAGKSMEEHFRFGMAYWHTLTAGGSDPFGAETAVRSWDKYSGLDLAKVRVEAAFEFLEKMNLPFFCFHDVDIAPEGNNLREFYSNIDTIVDLIEDHMKSSGKKLLWNTANMFSNPRFMFGAASTCNADVYAHAAAQIKKGLEVGKRLGAENYVFWGGREGYDTLLNTDMQLEQDNIARMFHMAVDYAKEIGFDAQFLIEPKPKEPTKHQYDYDAATSIAFLQKYGLDKHFKLNLEANHATLAGHTFDHEIRVARTNGMLGSLDANQGDMLIGWDTDEFPVDMYDATLTMYEVLKNGGIGRGGVNFDAKVRRGSFEADDLFLAHIAGMDTYAKGLKVAAKLIEDRVFDDFIEKRYSSFSEGIGADVVAGKATLASLAEYALNNESPRKNQSGRQELLRAQLNQYILAD comes from the coding sequence ATGGCCTATTTTGAATCCGTTAATAAAATTTCATTCGAAGGTAAAGATTCCAAGAATCCTTTTGCTTTTAAACATTATAATCCGGAAGAAGTGGTAGCCGGCAAATCGATGGAAGAACATTTCCGTTTCGGCATGGCTTACTGGCATACATTAACTGCAGGCGGCAGTGACCCGTTCGGTGCAGAGACAGCTGTTCGTTCATGGGATAAATACTCGGGTCTGGACCTCGCGAAAGTACGCGTGGAAGCAGCATTTGAATTTTTGGAAAAAATGAATCTCCCGTTCTTCTGTTTCCACGATGTGGACATTGCACCAGAAGGCAACAACCTGCGCGAGTTCTACAGCAACATTGATACAATCGTTGATCTGATTGAAGATCATATGAAATCCAGCGGCAAAAAACTGCTCTGGAACACAGCGAACATGTTCTCGAACCCACGCTTCATGTTTGGTGCAGCATCCACTTGCAACGCAGACGTGTATGCTCACGCTGCAGCACAGATCAAGAAAGGTCTGGAAGTGGGGAAACGTCTGGGCGCTGAAAACTATGTCTTCTGGGGCGGTCGTGAAGGTTACGACACATTGCTGAACACAGACATGCAACTGGAGCAAGACAACATTGCTCGCATGTTCCACATGGCTGTAGACTACGCGAAGGAAATTGGTTTTGACGCACAATTCCTGATCGAGCCTAAACCAAAAGAGCCAACGAAACACCAATATGACTATGATGCAGCAACTTCCATTGCTTTCTTGCAAAAATACGGTTTGGACAAACACTTCAAACTGAACCTGGAAGCGAACCATGCTACACTGGCTGGTCATACATTTGATCACGAAATTCGCGTTGCTCGTACGAACGGCATGCTCGGTTCCCTTGATGCGAACCAAGGCGATATGCTGATCGGTTGGGATACAGATGAGTTCCCGGTTGATATGTACGATGCGACACTGACTATGTATGAAGTATTGAAAAACGGCGGTATCGGCCGTGGCGGTGTGAACTTTGACGCGAAAGTACGTCGTGGTTCCTTCGAAGCAGACGATCTGTTCCTGGCACACATCGCAGGTATGGATACGTATGCTAAAGGTCTGAAAGTAGCAGCGAAGTTGATTGAAGATCGCGTATTCGATGACTTCATCGAAAAACGTTACAGCAGCTTCAGCGAAGGTATTGGTGCAGATGTGGTTGCAGGTAAAGCAACACTTGCTTCCCTTGCTGAGTACGCACTCAACAATGAAAGCCCACGCAAGAACCAATCCGGACGTCAGGAATTGCTGAGAGCACAACTCAACCAGTATATCTTGGCTGACTAA